The following are from one region of the Fusarium verticillioides 7600 chromosome 1, whole genome shotgun sequence genome:
- a CDS encoding IQ domain-containing protein containing GTPase activating protein, with protein MSSRTHYFQTQHQSPSQSQSQSQPQSHQHLRPLRQSLTIDFASNSNISPSILNRFPSTTSSSASSGYSHASDHSLNSQYTSASSSAGYGTTVHGHKRAQSDVRARAKTFEAGENMTSKKAPENIYSSARHSLRPLPQAPASTPPSTPPHAVPRHDRGKSVDIGKLSMAHIDGHSSPTKTSTSPIKTSPVKTSSPSRPLPMRPNSMLLTRSDSFLPPEATQAPSSPHHLHSTHIARDELEGLGKSSTSQLRTLSRLVSSDSPEDFTITSPAQEVVGLRGRRRLQRADRSNGGQSQKSTGYSWEGRNWMDKQRQFLQAYEYLCHIGEAKEWIEDVIHKSIPPIVELEEALRDGVTLAEVVEALNPDRRYRIFQHPRLQYRHSDNIAIFFRYLDEVELPDLFRFELIDLYEKKNIPKVIYCIHALSWLLFRKGIVDFRIGNLVGQLEFEHHELEAMQKGLDKLGVTMPSFGNMSADFGVPEPEPEPEETEEERIERELRENEESIVDMQAQIRGALLRVKLGETMQTLWDEEEWLIDLQSRIRGDFTRQIMDYRLQMKRFAIQLQSSARGFLARRRLDRRDQILEALEPDILELQTMIRANKARNQVRNVTAQLAKCRGPIREIQAISRGFLARKNHVAQYQETKKSSGIVEKLQAAARGALLRGKVDQDLEELEAESPAIVDLQAAARALLTRTQVNREQQHLRSFGPQWKKLQAFARGFRARQDDMALRSELNKHSPAIEQLQALARGLCVRQNDQALRTELGQHAPAVERLQAFARGLRARKDDKTLRAELKKHTTGVEQLQAFVRAAAVRRDVADTLDALKENEPAFIGLQGLIRAMLERQRVAAILEQLEEQESQVTALQGNVRGFLYRQQHQAFLDELESHTPKIIDLQSILRAMMERARVEDIMAELEQEEECIVAFQTAARGFIVRARFEEKKRFYNENMQKVIKIQSFVRAKVQGEAYKSLTTGKNPPVNAVKNFVHLLNDSDFDFNEEIEFERIRKTVVQQVRQNEMLENYIDQLDIKIALLVKNKITLDEVVRHQHNYGGNSMHFIANSSMSSANQFDLKALNKSSRKKLESYQQLFFNLQTQPQYLARLFKRIREQGTAEKECKRIELLMMSLFGYAQKRREEYYLLKLIARSIREEIVSARDVQDFIRGNFFWSKLLNNYTRSPRDRKYLRDLLGPLIRDNIVEDPALDLESDPMQIYRSAINNTELATGRPDQRPLDVPREVAIRDPETRRLFIDHLRDLREICDQFFLALEDFLHKMPYGLRFVCNQIFENLRQQFKREPPENLLQVVSSWLWRFYLQPAVVAPENVGVIEKALSPLQKRNLSEVAKVISQIASGRPFGGENVYLQPLNAFVAESVERLHQITSDLIAVPDAERTFDIDEFNDLYAKNKPTLYIKMTDVFSIHNLVAAELQTMCPNRDDVLREIMHDLGSAKNNENEMNAAGSSDIHMFLTPKLHDVDDPEADVKALFMETKRCVLYIIRVQTGANLLEILVKPISPEDDHKWRMLLRDEFSVGSNTRGAYSDANMIDVTRMTYQELKRTALENIMRLEKLGRITKHNYYQDVLNAIALDIRTKSRRRVQRQRELEGVRMTLSNLHEKAKYLEQQRKSYDDYIESAMATLQNKKGRKKFLLPFTKQYNHQRELERSGRVPKFGSYKYSARALSEKGVLVSWSGINDFEKINMTISCDEVGVFSLEGSRGHIQIPGASALVPIEDLLQAQFEAHQFMTLFEGSLKLNVNLLLHLLYKKFYRTQ; from the exons ATGTCGTCCCGTACTCATTACTTtcaaactcaacaccaatctccAAGCCAATCGCAATCGCAATCGCAAccacaatctcatcagcatctgcGACCTCTCCGCCAGTCGCTTACAATCGACTTcgcctccaactccaacatcTCGCCCTCTATCCTCAACCGCTTCCCCTCGACAACGTCATCCTCCGCTTCATCGGGCTACTCCCACGCCTCAGACCACAGCCTCAATAGTCAATATACGTCCGCCTCTAGTTCAGCTGGTTACGGAACTACAGTGCATGGCCACAAGCGAGCGCAGAGCGATGTCAGGGCAAGAGCAAAGACTTttgaagctggggaaaaTATGACCTCAAAGAAAGCCCCCGAAAATATCTATAGCTCAGCTCGGCATTCTCTTCGTCCACTCCCACAGGCTCCAGCATCCACGCCTCCTTCAACGCCTCCCCATGCAGTTCCTCGCCATGATCGCGGTAAGAGCGTCGATATTGGCAAACTGTCAATGGCGCACATTGATGGCCACTCGTCGCCAACAaaaacatcaacctcaccaatCAAGACGTCGCCAGTAAAAACGTCATCGCCTTCTCGCCCGCTACCGATGCGACCAAATTCTATGCTGCTCACTCGATCCGACTCGTTTCTGCCACCAGAAGCCACCCAAGCTCCTTCATCACCCCATCATTTGCATAGCACGCACATAGCTCGGGATGAGTTGGAAGGACTGGGCAAGTCTTCCACGAGTCAATTAAGGACACTTTCGCGTCTCGTATCGTCTGACTCACCTGAAGACTTTACCATTACCTCACCAGCGCAAGAAGTTGTTGGCTTGCGCGGTCGACGAAGATTGCAACGAGCTGATAGGAGCAATGGCGGCCAAAGCCAGAAGTCCACTGGCTACAGTTGGGAAGGGCGCAACTGGATGGACAAACAGCGCCAGTTCCTTCAAGCCTACGAATACCTTTGCCATAttggtgaagccaaggaaTGGATTGAGGATGTCATCCATAAATCTATACCTCccattgttgagcttgaggaggcgCTCCGTGACGGTGTCACGCTTGCAGAAGTGGTCGAAGCTCTAAACCCAGATCGGCGTTACCGAATCTTCCAACACCCCAGGCTCCAATATCGACACTCCGACAATATTGCTATATTCTTCCGATACCttgacgaggttgagctgCCCGACTTGTTCCGTTTCGAGCTGATTGATCTATACGAGAAAAAGAACATTCCCAAGGTCATCTACTGTATTCACGCTCTGAGTTGGCTTCTATTCCGCAAGGGTATAGTCGACTTCAGGATAGGCAACCTCGTCGGTCAGCTTGAATTCGAACATCATGAACTGGAAGCTATGCAGAAGGGTCTTGATAAGCTCGGCGTTACAATGCCTAGTTTCGGAAATATGAGTGCTGACTTTGGTGTTCCTGAGCCCGAGCCTGAACCAGaagagactgaggaggaaaggATCGAAAGGGAGTTGAGGGAGAACGAAGAGTCCATCGTTGATATGCAAGCACAAATCCGAGGTGCTCTTCTTCGTGTTAAGCTTGGTGAGACTATGCAGACCCTCtgggatgaggaggagtGGTTAATAGACCTCCAATCTCGCATCCGAGGAGACTTTACACGACAAATTATGGACTATCGACTGCAGATGAAGCGCTTTGCTATCCAACTGCAGAGCTCAGCACGTGGATTCCTGGCACGACGAAGGTTGGATCGACGCGACCAGATCCTGGAAGCGCTCGAGCCCGATATTTTGGAGTTGCAAACCATGATCAGGGCCAACAAGGCTCGAAACCAGGTACGAAATGTGACTGCTCAGCTTGCGAAATGTAGAGGGCCCATCAGGGAGATCCAAGCAATCTCCAGGGGCTTTTTGGCCCGCAAGAACCATGTTGCGCAATACCAAGAGACTAAGAAATCTTCCGGTattgtcgagaagctgcaAGCAGCAGCCCGTGGAGCTTTGCTAAGAGGCAAAGTCGAccaggatcttgaagagttggagGCGGAATCCCCAGCGATTGTTGACCTGCAGGCAGCGGCCAGGGCTTTGCTGACTAGAACTCAGGTCAACCgcgagcagcagcatctACGCTCCTTTGGACCCCAATGGAAGAAGCTACAGGCCTTTGCCCGTGGATTCCGCGCTCGCCAGGACGACATGGCTCTAAGATCTGAGCTCAACAAGCATAGCCCCGCGATTGAGCAGCTCCAGGCTCTTGCTCGCGGACTGTGTGTTCGCCAGAATGATCAGGCACTACGAACTGAACTTGGCCAACACGCCCCAGCAGTAGAACGACTTCAAGCTTTTGCCCGTGGACTCCGCGCTCGCAAAGACGACAAGACATTAAGAGCTGAGCTCAAAAAGCACACGACTGGTGTTGAGCAACTTCAAGCCTTTGTTCGCGCCGCTGCTGTGAGGAGAGATGTTGCCGATACTCTCGATGCTCTTAAGGAGAACGAACCTGCATTCATTGGCCTTCAAGGTCTTATTAGGGCCATGCTTGAGCGCCAAAGAGTTGCAGCCATCCTTGAACAGctcgaggagcaagaatcTCAGGTCACAGCCCTCCAGGGCAACGTTCGGGGATTCCTGTACCGCCAGCAGCACCAGGCGTtcctcgacgagcttgaATCTCATACCCCTAAGATCATTGATCTCCAGAGCATCCTaagagccatgatggagcgTGCTAGAGTTGAGGATATTATGGCTGAATTGgagcaagaggaggaatgtATCGTTGCCTTCCAGACCGCAGCCCGAGGTTTCATCGTAAGGGCTCgatttgaggagaagaagcgttTCTACAACGAGAACATGCAaaaggtcatcaagatccagagTTTTGTCCGTGCCAAGGTTCAAGGCGAGGCTTACAAGAGCTTGACCACTGGAAAGAACCCTCCAGTCAACGCCGTCAAGAACTTTGTCCATCTTCTTAACGACAGcgactttgacttcaacGAAGAAATCGAGTTTGAACGTATCCGCAAGACAGTCGTTCAACAAGTCCGACAGAATGAGATGCTGGAGAACTACATCGATCAACTTGATATTAAGATTGCCCTTCtggtcaagaacaagattaCACTCGACGAAGTCGTGAGGCATCAACACAACTATGGAGGCAACTCAATGCacttcatcgccaacagcTCCATGTCTTCTGCCAACCAGTTTGATCTCAAAGCACTCAACAAGAGCTCGCGCAAGAAGCTCGAATCCTACCAGCAACTCTTCTTCAATTTGCAAACACAGCCACAGTACCTCGCTCGTCTGTTCAAGCGCATTCGTGAGCAAGGaacagctgagaaggagtGCAAGCGCattgagttgttgatgatgagcctctTCGGTTATGCCCAGAAGCGACGAGAGGAGTACTATCTGCTCAAGTTGATCGCTCGATCAATTCGCGAGGAGATCGTCAGTGCGCGAGATGTTCAGGACTTCATCCGcggcaacttcttctggtctaagcttctcaacaactacACTCGCTCACCAAGAGATCGCAAGTACcttcgagatcttcttggtcCTCTCATCAGAGACAACATCGTGGAAGATcctgctcttgatcttgagagtGATCCCATGCAAATCTACCGATCGGCCATCAACAATACTGAGTTGGCCACCGGTCGACCTGATCAAAGGCCACTCGATGTTCCTCGAGAAGTTGCTATTCGCGACCCCGAGACTCGCcgcctcttcatcgaccACTTGCGTGATCTTCGAGAGATCTGCGACCaattcttcctcgccctTGAGGACTTCCTGCACAAGATGCCTTATGGTCTTCGATTTGTCTGCAACCAGATCTTCGAGAATCTACGACAGCAATTCAAGCGGGAACCCCCAGAGAACCTTCTGCAAGTTGTCTCTAGCTGGCTTTGGCGCTTCTACTTGCAACCAGCAGTTGTTGCTCCTGAGAATGTCGGTGTCATTGAGAAGGCACTGAGCCCTCTACAAAAGCGAAACCTCAGCGAGGTCGCCAAGGTCATCAGCCAAATCGCTTCTGGCCGACCATTCGGCGGTGAGAACGTGTACCTACAACCCCTGAACGCTTTTGTTGCAGAGTCTGTTGAGCGCCTGCACCAAATCACCAGCGACCTGATCGCAGTGCCCGATGCCGAGAGAACATTTGACATTGATGAGTTCAACGACCTTtacgccaagaacaagccaacATTATACATCAAGATGACCGACGTCTTCTCCATTCACAACCTGGTGGCCGCTGAGCTTCAGACAATGTGCCCCAACCGTGACGACGTCCTGCGGGAAATCATGCACGATCTCGGCAGTGCTAAGAACAACGAGAACGAGATGAACGCTGCGGGCTCTTCAGATATCCACATGTTCTTGACACCCAAGCTCCACGATGTCGACGACCCTGAGGCTGATGTCAAGGCACTCTTTATGGAGACCAAGCGATGCGTGCTGTATATTATTCGTGTGCAGACTGGTGCCAATCTCCTGGAAATTCTCGTCAAGCCTATTTCACCAGAGGATGACCACAAGTGGCGCATGCTCCTTCGCGACGAGTTCTCCGTTGGCAGCAACACTCGTGGAGCCTACTCTGATGCCAACATGATCGACGTAACACGCATGACATACCAGGAGCTCAAGCGCACAGCTCTAGAGAACATCATGcgacttgagaagctgggacGCATCACCAAGCACAACTACTACCAGGATGTCCTTAACGCCATTGCACTCGATATTCGAACAAAGAGCCGCAGAAGGGTCCAGCGACAGCGGGAGTTGGAAGGTGTGCGCATGACATTGAGCAACTTGCATGAGAAGGCCAAGTACCTCGAGCAGCAGCGCAAGAGTTACGATGACTACATTGAGTCAGCAATGGCGACCCttcagaacaagaaggg CCGCAAGAAGTTCCTGCTACCCTTCACCAAGCAATACAACCACCAGCGTGAACTGGAACGTAGCGGCCGTGTACCCAAGTTCGGCAGTTACAAGTACAGCGCGCGTGCTCTCTCCGAGAAAGGTGTCTTGGTGTCATGGAGTGGCATCAacgactttgagaagatcaacatgACTATCTCATGTGACGAAGTAGGTgtcttcagccttgaggGTTCGCGAGGACACATCCAGATCCCCGGAGCCAGTGCTCTGGTGCCCATTGAGGACCTCTTGCAGGCTCAGTTCGAGGCGCATCAGTTCATGACTCTGTTCGAGGGCAGTCTCAAACTCAACGTTaatctgctgctgcatctcCTCTACAAGAAGTTCTATAGAACTCAGTAA
- a CDS encoding Cu2+-exporting ATPase, which translates to MAPAYIQVPNKDTNNVALSVPRSPGAGAHLATTTLRVDGMTCGACTSAVEAGFKGVDGVGNVSVSLVMERAVIMHNPQVISAEEVKDIIEDRGFDAEVLSTDLPSPVARRFTHNEDDNDFITTTIAVEGMTCGACTSAVEGGFKDVPGVKSFSISLLSERAVIEHDPDLLTAEQIAEIIEDRGFDATIVDSGKVVADKSGKDAENAGNLAITTVAIEGMTCGACTSAVEGGFKDVEGVLKFNISLLAERAVITHDVTKLSPEQIAEIIDDRGFDAEVISSQPTNDHHSGSSSTAQFKVYGVPDAAAAQALEAELTAMHGVDSVSVSLASSRLTVTHQPGVIGLRAIVEAVEAKGYNAIVADTQDNNAQLESLAKTREINEWRTAFRTSLAFAIPVFILNMILPMCAPSLDLGRFELIPGLYLGDIICLVLTIPVQFGIGKRFYISAWKSVKHRSPTMDVLVILGTSCAFFFSILTMTVSLLLPPHTRPSTIFDTSTMLITFITLSRYLENSAKGQTSKALSRLMSLAPSMATIYVDPIAAEKAAEAWGKDPTTSKTPGVGGSAHEERSVPTELLQLGDVVILRPGDKVPADGVLVRGETFVDESMVTGEAMPVQKRTGDHVIGGSVNGDGRVDFRVTRAGRDTQLSQIVKLVQDAQTNRAPIQRLADTIAGYFIPAILILGLSTFLCWMVLSHVLANPPKIFLQDASGGKIMVCVKLCISVIVFACPCALGLATPTAVMVGTGVGAENGILIKGGAALERCTKVTQIVLDKTGTITYGKMSVVESVLESEWHDNEWRRRLWWAIVGLAEMGSEHPVGKAILAGARQELDIEADDVLEGSVGEFKVTVGKGINALVEPVSAVDRSRYRALVGNVAFLQENGIEVPEDVIEASEQLDPSATKASNKGPATGTTHIFVAIDGKYSGHLSLADSIKEGAAAAISALHKLGVKTAIVTGDQRSTALSVAAAVGIPPENVYAGMSPDQKQEIIKQIQEQGEVVAMVGDGINDSPALATADIGIAMASGTDVAMEAADIVLMRPTDLMVIPAALDLTRYIFRRIKLNLAWACMYNVIGLPIAMGFFLPIGFHMHPMMAGFAMACSSVSVVVSSLFLKFWKRPRWMDEAAAEKSGGLRWRSGRGVVGWVRETLGRRRIKKEEGYVPLENIETEA; encoded by the exons ATGGCTCCCGCCTACATCCAAGTCCCTAACAAGGACACAAATAATGTCGCGCTCTCCGTTCCGAGGAGTCCCGGCGCCGGCGCCCATCTTGCTACGACGACGCTTCGAGTGGACGGCATGAC ATGCGGCGCATGTACttctgctgttgaagctggcttCAAGGGCGTCGATGGTGTTGGAAACGTTTCAGTCAGTCTGGTTATGGAGCGAGCAGTCATCATGCACAACCCTCAAGTTATCTCCGCCGAAGAAGTCAAGGATATCATCGAAGACCGAGGCTTCGATGCCGAAGTCCTCTCGACCGACCTCCCCAGCCCTGTCGCCAGACGCTTTACACACAACGAAGACGACAATGACTTTATTACGACAACTATCGCCGTCGAGGGCATGACCTGTGGAGCCTGCACTTCTGCCGTTGAAGGTGGCTTCAAAGATGTTCCTGGtgtcaagagcttcagcatctcATTGCTCTCCGAGAGAGCTGTTATCGAACACGATCCCGACCTTCTCACTGCCGAACAAATCGCCGAAATCATTGAAGACCGCGGCTTTGATGCTACGATTGTCGACTCGGGCAAAGTGGTGGCTGACAAATCTGGCAAGGATGCTGAAAATGCCGGCAACCTCGCCATCACGACAGTAGCAATTGAGGGCATGACATGTGGTGCTTGCACATCGGCTGTCGAGGGTGGATTCAAGGACGTAGAAGGcgtcctcaagttcaacatcaGTCTTCTCGCGGAACGAGCCGTTATTACACATGATGTTACCAAACTCTCGCCGGAGCAAATAGCGGAAATAATCGACGACCGTGGCTTCGACGCGGAAGTTATTTCTTCACAACCAACCAATGATCATCATAGCGGGTCATCGTCCACGGCACAGTTCAAAGTTTATGGTGTTCCAGATGCGGCTGCAGCACAAGCTTTGGAGGCTGAGTTGACGGCCATGCACGGCGTCGATTCAGTTTCGGTGAGCCTTGCTTCATCACGCCTCACCGTCACTCACCAACCTGGTGTTATTGGTCTCCGGGCCATCGTGGAAGCTGTCGAAGCTAAGGGATACAACGCCATTGTGGCCGATACCCAAGACAACAATGCACAGCTCGAGTCACTCgcaaagacaagagagatCAATGAGTGGAGGACGGCTTTCCGAACCTCATTGGCTTTTGCCATCCCGGTCTTCATTCTGAACATGATCTTGCCTATGTGTGCGCCAtctctcgatcttggcagGTTTGAGTTAATTCCAGGCCTCTATCTAGGAGATATCATCTGTTTAGTCCTTACGATACCCGTCCAATTCGGCATTGGAAAGCGTTTTTATATTTCAGCATGGAAGTCAGTCAAGCACCGCTCACCAACAATGGATGTTCTTGTTATCCTCGGAACATCTTgtgccttcttcttcagcattTTGACCATGACGGTTTCTTTACTTTTGCCTCCTCACACCCGGCCAAGCACTATTTTTGACACCAGCACTATGCTCATCACATTCATCACGTTAAGTCGTTACCTTGAGAATAGCGCGAAGGGTCAGACCTCTAAGGCTCTTTCTCGACTCATGTCTTTGGCACCCTCTATGGCTACAATCTACGTAGACCCCattgctgctgagaaggctgccgaggctTGGGGTAAGGACCCAACTACTTCCAAAACGCCAGGAGTTGGTGGTTCAGCTCACGAGGAGCGGTCTGTTCCTactgagcttctccagcttggTGATGTCGTCATTCTGCGGCCTGGTGATAAGGTGCCTGCCGATGGTGTCCTCGTCCGAGGAGAGACCTTCGTAGATGAGAGCATGGTAACGGGTGAAGCCATGCCTGTTCAGAAGCGGACCGGCGATCACGTCATTGGCGGATCCGTTAATGGTGACGGTCGTGTTGACTTCCGAGTCACTCGTGCCGGTCGTGACACTCAACTCAGCCAAATTGTCAAGTTGGTTCAAGATGCCCAGACCAACCGGGCACCTATCCAGCGACTTGCCGACACTATTGCAGGGTATTTTATTCCTgctatcctcatcctcggcttGAGTACGTTTCTTTGCTGGATGGTTCTCAGCCATGTACTTGCGAACCCACCCAAAATCTTTTTGCAGGACGCCAGCGGTGGTAAGATCATGGTCTGCGTCAAGCTCTGCATTTCTGTCATCGTTTTCGCATGCCCTTGCGCCCTCGGTCTAGCTACACCTACTGCCGTCATGGTTGGTACTGGCGTTGGTGCCGAGAACGGCATTCTGATCAAAGGTGGCGCTGCTCTTGAGAGATGTACCAAGGTTACACAGATTGTCCTCGATAAGACTGGCACCATCACCTATGGTAAGATGAGCGTTGTCGAGTCTGTCCTCGAGTCCGAGTGGCATGATAATGAATGGCGACGTCGACTTTGGTGGGCTattgttggtcttgctgaGATGGGTAGTGAACATCCCGTTGGAAAGGCCATCCTCGCAGGAGCTCGACAAGAACTCGATATtgaggccgatgatgttcttgagggAAGTGTCGGCGAGTTCAAGGTCACTGTTGGCAAGGGTATCAACGCTCTGGTTGAACCTGTATCGGCTGTTGACCGTAGCCGCTATCGGGCGCTCGTCGGTAACGTTGCTTTCCTGCAGGAAAACGGCATTGAGGTTCCCGAGGATGTCATCGAGGCATCAGAACAACTCGACCCCAGCGCAACCAAGGCTTCTAACAAGGGACCTGCCACTGGTACCACTCACATCTTCGTGGCTATTGATGGCAAATACAGTGGCCATCTCTCTTTGGCTGACTCTATCAAGGAgggtgctgctgctgccatcTCGGCCCTTCACAAACTGGGTGTGAAGACAGCTATTGTTACTGGTGACCAGCGATCCACTGCCCTCAGTGTTGCTGCGGCTGTGGGCATTCCTCCCGAGAATGTCTATGCCGGAATGAGCCCCGACCAGAAGCAAGAGATTATCAAGCAaattcaagaacaaggcgaGGTCGTTGCCATGGTCGGCGACGGCATCAACGATTCACCTGCACTTGCAACTGCTGATATCGGTATCGCCATGGCCAGCGGTACAGACGTCGCCATGGAAGCCGCCGATATTGTTCTCATGCGCCCAACTGATTTGATGGTTATTCCTGCGGCGCTGGACCTCACTCGGTACATTTTCCGTCGCATCAAGCTGAACCTTGCCTGGGCGTGCATGTACAACGTTATCGGTCTGCCAATTGccatgggcttcttcctgcCCATTGGTTTCCACATGCACCCCATGATGGCTGGTTTCGCCATGGCGTGTAGTAGTGTCAGTGTCGTCGTGAGCAGTCTTttcctcaagttctggaagcGTCctcgatggatggatgaggctgctgctgagaagagcgGTGGTCTTCGCTGGAGGAGTGGAAGAGGTGTTGTAGGCTGGGTGCGTGAGACGCTGGGTAGGAGACGGATTAAGAAAGAGGAGGGTTATGTGCCTTTGGAAAACATTGAGACGGAAGCTTAA